In the genome of Mucisphaera calidilacus, one region contains:
- a CDS encoding fibronectin type III domain-containing protein: protein MPLGFTASSQLVLSDGFNLTGTNEDDLLTSLRTTSGKRNYSFLGGAGDDVFIIHNTKGHLSGGAGYDRAYTTNSNLTLDSVEEFWVRDDQKVQWVLSGGSAISADRIGETQSFHEINERLSSRHHATGSVPIATLPTPIASSSVLTSDADTEIALSGGLSLETLIVPSPSDNSFASPQNFSTLNLPDNSDLLVSTNTGDVNDDGATDALDIDLLLSLRGTPVEVSPSADLFPDGVLDQRDVDHLIWGILGTEYGDSNLDGRVDLLDLGILSASFNDVGGWANGDYTGEGGIDLLDLGIQAAVFNFDATLPRNVIGTSSDDILYGRRGDDTLNGYAGDDWLWGGQGNDLLYGGPGDDIMHGNQGNNTFIGGTGYDLADQDGKSDVRATVGDLSVSASSSADIGFGYTVSLETDAASTGLRWWRIDWGDGSDPDGDGIVGEILDISTTEANHVYLTGPMATQVTVSALSADTETDAVITPISVLDTAEGLSLQTPANLIAVGVAPNQIFLNWDDNETAEDGYQIKDLANNETLFLPRDHSSYTWTTPNQHYTTTFEVLAYFENEDGTVTYSAPAVTDAATTLPLAPVNVTGIGITSERLGVYWTNLADASERDRTGFIIEYTPYVEGSEADWTRASTRTESDEDANYYTISDLSPEQDYWVRVIAENDLGATVSLAAIVATREIPLPPTDLSATALSNTHVRLNWTNNSEYIDMHEVQWRVAGSQEWDDSSKIKIRAANSAVVDGLDSNTTYEFRIIPWYLYTESNITLNDNIYNTILETTQNRELADIKTYAVADRATSRIKIKWINEVDPEVEDRARIIVKYKPADQADWALAEQRTERSSCTETTLRGLASGTEYDIRIASENSSGIRSAWLQFKTSTLPDSQASTGPLSPPSALYAIPTKGDSLDPDGDSLGPDIELHWLNALPASATGRTGFRIEYKPASIESWDETPFESIDTNSKDSTFYALIRNNIFSSDILEYATEYDIRIFSKGPGGILSEESIELSSTTFVRPEAPVNLTATPLANNVIRCTWEHDSDDLYKYSVKGNSLYGISTNTRAYTHIIDQYHATEVRVVATDLSTGVSSESVSVSLEIPVDPLPVPQNLVAVPIDSNSVRVAWQDQADDEYYSRRGSYIQYVPVGPDGVIDWDSDEAYESQDNDERSFRTSNNAGDARHGLSVIITDLDADTEYAVRVRTLSSGPDTSTTNGNEVLSEYSEPVIVKTTGEDLHSATIDSVRTLPGGHWQINWSYDDQSALPPDGYELELQSIGSNGPEAIPGHTYNLPYGINEFFIEQPPADAILIAITPTRGSDTGTTAISFAPDPATPLVVPSPQQLHLAEQPGDPTQLRVVFSSVRDADGYRLTIEEAGTLTQIREIHQSAEAYLSETLQLNNPNADITVTIYSKRGEDVTPTGRSANRLAPSTPAQFTENLFLETVSWTPVTGSDHLLFLNDGIRHQYLGTFTDSTNNYTLPDVSADNLQEIALVTHTPDSGPSHQATADIYVTSALGDSDTDGLTNGQEFTTYGTDPFQPDTDNDLLNDGDEVLTYATNPLDPDSDDDNLDDGLEVLVHSTNPKAQDTDSDGLSDGAEVLTHLSDPTSQHSDSDGISDGEEVLVHGTKPTNPDTDEDTLTDDREIFAELTNPLSSDTDGDGLDDAWEVKYKDVDDIDPINHYTDSDSNPDGDLLNTLQEYAVGTDPGVADEHHFWTKPSQSPDASLDADRDGILDIIEADLGTNPNTRDTDGDGLTDGFELQHGFDPNNPDEEGNQILDGQDDADDDTLNNSQEQSNGTNPSNPDTDGDGTNDNDEIANGSDPTDASDGGQPVPTAYRNSIRFTLHDSDSSGTHWDEAYGSRELIINDRIRLTVNHNDGIIEHQEYWYHADADEEIQLQFTHTWNHDPDLDYHYRYTNLPEGVSDRGWGSGWGWGWGGGWGWGRIYVSSNTPFWSDDPNYLLTTTVWPAGDWDWSYERIDSPPPDINWSGSATIHTGGLDLEITDLPNDQEDDPQQAPILPVSSADADNDDIPDALDINDTTRPLLPVELTLSSNYNAGWSSGIDPANTMITFRYQGPDQTEINNLASLTPTTLQSQGEPATTPGLRLWQDDASSPSLYLAPDTPISAQDLGLSPGNTVTLWIEASPGSNANQPYALAAEMNLTDTNQTNYTRLIADTVLARPLAVDLDIDSDNTALYDLPEGSESEDEIEASKPKVILVNRDDDDNDQIPDYADGYGAFSDNPSSVYNADEQFVPVTLKLPVVQDTQASLVFHYSADDPASVTRSSLNIEEIASYADPTAYAYSAAGQGLLRLWTKPGEYTRLADPISQGGDFVPAGTTISLDDLTIDAQGTVTLYLEAVYGSATPTNITVDYTVDSKTASDVIAVLPLAPDISISSDVQLEGYTLITGSGSITGTSGNDIIFGSDSADLIDAGSGDDIIIAGSGDDEIYSGNGSDIIYPGRGDDLIDVDNADTLPIASPEAENTIIYRDKIVVSYTNDNNLMLLGQALATYELLFGPDDPWLEAFAGIGGTIQARSETIWTFSDAYVDNVDGKPVLTLELENSDLDDPFKMATAMRQAILSYAGSSPVLFNGGYRKFQAYFTDNLQLFDLAKQRSYTDEQDEINTYQQLQQLGIAQAAEAAGLLATLYASGVTIISEAADLVFVLHDLATSESGEEQVIAMAGLLPFIPVGATGGVAKIILRSPVGELLVYTTGKVLYLPNTTAQLGIKLTRATLSEGAEKIRFVDDPTGISVPIFGRGHATGALNHDKATDRLAEQLAATGNYEYITTNLTWRTTLNDAAGNPLTDSPRRPDVIAVRRDGRVEAYEIPSELDDPTLLYNRMQEIMQTLPDERRTDPIIISITDILGTPE from the coding sequence ATGCCTCTCGGCTTCACCGCAAGCAGTCAGCTAGTCCTGTCTGACGGATTTAATCTGACCGGTACCAATGAGGATGACCTGCTCACATCACTTCGTACGACGAGTGGAAAGCGGAATTATTCATTTCTTGGAGGTGCAGGCGATGATGTCTTTATCATCCACAACACTAAGGGACATTTGTCTGGCGGAGCCGGCTACGACCGAGCCTACACAACAAACTCGAATCTAACACTGGACAGCGTTGAAGAGTTCTGGGTCCGTGATGACCAGAAAGTTCAATGGGTCCTGAGTGGAGGCTCGGCAATATCAGCAGATCGGATTGGTGAGACACAATCATTTCACGAGATCAACGAGCGACTTAGCAGCAGACACCACGCCACTGGATCAGTACCTATTGCCACGTTGCCAACGCCGATTGCTTCATCGAGCGTATTGACTAGTGATGCTGATACCGAAATAGCCTTGTCGGGAGGGCTAAGTCTTGAGACATTAATCGTTCCTTCTCCATCAGATAATTCTTTCGCCTCGCCTCAGAATTTCTCGACTCTTAACCTGCCTGATAACTCTGATCTCCTTGTCTCTACGAACACCGGCGATGTTAACGATGACGGTGCGACTGATGCTCTGGACATCGATCTGCTGCTAAGTCTTCGCGGTACACCGGTAGAAGTCAGTCCTTCTGCAGATCTCTTTCCAGACGGTGTTCTCGATCAGCGAGATGTGGATCACCTAATATGGGGGATTTTGGGGACCGAGTATGGTGACTCGAATCTAGATGGCCGTGTGGATTTGCTCGATCTCGGGATTCTCTCAGCTAGCTTTAATGATGTTGGTGGGTGGGCGAATGGGGACTATACCGGAGAGGGTGGTATAGACTTGTTGGATCTCGGCATACAGGCTGCGGTATTCAATTTCGACGCTACCCTTCCCCGTAACGTCATAGGAACCAGTAGCGACGACATCCTCTACGGTCGCAGAGGCGATGACACACTCAACGGCTACGCCGGCGATGACTGGCTCTGGGGCGGCCAGGGCAATGACCTGCTCTACGGCGGCCCCGGCGACGACATCATGCACGGCAACCAGGGCAACAACACCTTCATTGGAGGAACCGGCTACGACCTCGCCGACCAGGACGGAAAGTCCGACGTCCGTGCAACCGTAGGCGACCTCTCCGTCTCAGCAAGCAGCTCCGCAGACATCGGCTTCGGATACACCGTCTCGCTCGAAACCGACGCCGCTTCAACCGGCCTGCGCTGGTGGCGAATCGACTGGGGCGACGGTTCGGATCCCGACGGCGACGGGATCGTCGGCGAAATCCTCGACATCAGCACAACCGAAGCCAACCACGTCTACCTCACAGGGCCCATGGCCACTCAGGTCACTGTCAGCGCACTCAGCGCAGACACTGAAACTGACGCTGTCATCACACCCATCAGCGTTCTCGACACAGCAGAAGGCCTGTCACTCCAAACCCCAGCGAATCTGATCGCCGTTGGTGTCGCACCGAACCAGATCTTCCTGAACTGGGACGACAACGAGACCGCCGAAGACGGCTATCAAATCAAAGACTTAGCCAATAACGAGACATTGTTCTTACCTAGAGACCACAGCAGCTACACCTGGACAACTCCCAATCAGCACTACACCACCACCTTCGAGGTCTTGGCCTACTTCGAGAACGAAGACGGCACGGTAACCTACTCAGCACCTGCCGTTACAGACGCCGCGACCACATTGCCCCTGGCGCCGGTCAATGTGACAGGTATTGGCATAACATCGGAACGACTAGGTGTTTACTGGACTAATCTTGCCGATGCATCAGAGCGAGACAGAACTGGATTTATAATCGAATATACGCCATATGTAGAAGGCAGTGAGGCTGACTGGACCCGGGCAAGCACCCGTACTGAGAGTGATGAGGACGCTAATTACTATACAATCAGTGATTTAAGTCCGGAACAAGACTACTGGGTTCGTGTGATTGCTGAAAATGACCTTGGCGCAACTGTATCGCTGGCAGCAATCGTAGCTACACGTGAGATCCCATTGCCTCCTACAGATTTATCCGCGACAGCACTCAGCAATACGCATGTCAGGCTCAATTGGACGAATAACAGCGAATATATTGATATGCATGAGGTGCAGTGGAGAGTGGCCGGCTCTCAAGAATGGGATGATTCCAGTAAGATCAAAATCCGGGCTGCTAATAGCGCGGTTGTTGATGGGCTTGATTCAAATACTACTTACGAGTTCAGAATTATTCCTTGGTACCTGTATACAGAAAGTAATATAACGTTAAATGATAACATTTACAATACCATACTAGAAACAACCCAAAACAGAGAGCTGGCAGATATTAAAACATACGCTGTCGCCGATCGTGCAACTTCGCGTATTAAAATAAAGTGGATCAATGAAGTAGACCCAGAAGTCGAGGATCGGGCCAGAATCATAGTTAAGTACAAGCCAGCAGATCAGGCTGATTGGGCTTTGGCTGAGCAGCGAACTGAAAGGAGTAGTTGTACTGAGACAACACTCCGCGGCCTTGCCAGCGGTACAGAGTATGACATTAGAATAGCCAGTGAGAATAGCTCGGGTATACGATCAGCGTGGCTACAGTTTAAGACGTCAACACTGCCAGATTCTCAAGCATCAACAGGCCCTCTATCTCCGCCAAGTGCATTATATGCTATTCCAACAAAAGGTGACTCATTAGACCCTGATGGTGACTCATTAGGCCCTGATATCGAGCTGCATTGGCTCAATGCTCTTCCTGCTTCTGCGACAGGTCGAACCGGATTCAGGATAGAATATAAACCAGCCAGCATTGAATCCTGGGATGAAACGCCCTTTGAGTCAATAGATACAAATTCTAAAGACTCTACCTTTTACGCACTCATTAGAAATAATATATTTAGCTCTGATATTCTTGAATACGCAACAGAATACGATATTCGCATCTTTTCTAAAGGCCCGGGAGGCATTCTCTCAGAAGAATCAATCGAACTATCGTCGACAACATTCGTTCGCCCGGAAGCCCCAGTGAATCTTACAGCTACACCGCTTGCAAATAATGTAATACGGTGTACCTGGGAACATGATAGTGATGATTTATACAAATATAGTGTAAAAGGTAACTCGCTCTATGGAATAAGTACAAATACGAGGGCATACACACATATAATAGACCAATATCATGCGACAGAGGTGCGCGTCGTAGCGACTGACTTGTCTACTGGGGTCTCTTCAGAATCTGTCAGCGTGAGCCTCGAAATACCCGTAGACCCGCTGCCTGTACCCCAGAATCTTGTTGCTGTTCCAATCGACTCAAATAGCGTGCGTGTCGCCTGGCAGGATCAGGCCGACGATGAGTACTATAGCCGGCGTGGATCATATATTCAATACGTGCCGGTCGGACCAGATGGAGTAATTGACTGGGATAGTGACGAGGCTTACGAATCTCAGGATAATGATGAACGCAGTTTCAGAACAAGTAATAACGCAGGAGACGCAAGGCATGGTCTTAGTGTGATTATTACGGACCTGGACGCCGACACTGAGTACGCAGTGCGCGTCCGCACTCTGTCGTCCGGACCCGACACGTCAACAACAAATGGAAATGAAGTACTATCCGAATATTCTGAACCTGTGATCGTAAAGACGACAGGCGAAGATCTTCATAGTGCAACCATCGACTCTGTACGCACGCTTCCTGGCGGCCACTGGCAAATCAACTGGTCCTACGACGACCAGAGCGCCCTCCCGCCCGACGGATACGAACTAGAACTCCAAAGCATCGGCTCAAACGGCCCCGAGGCCATCCCCGGCCACACCTACAATCTCCCTTACGGAATCAACGAATTCTTCATTGAACAGCCGCCAGCCGACGCCATCTTGATCGCTATCACGCCCACGCGAGGCAGCGACACCGGCACCACCGCCATCTCGTTCGCACCTGATCCCGCCACACCCCTTGTCGTTCCCTCACCCCAACAACTCCACCTCGCAGAACAGCCAGGAGATCCCACCCAACTCCGCGTCGTCTTCTCCTCAGTACGCGACGCCGACGGCTACCGCCTCACCATCGAAGAGGCTGGCACCCTCACCCAAATACGCGAGATCCATCAATCCGCCGAAGCCTACCTCAGCGAAACCCTACAACTCAATAACCCTAACGCCGACATCACCGTCACCATCTACTCAAAGCGCGGCGAGGACGTGACCCCCACAGGCCGGTCAGCCAACCGACTCGCGCCGTCCACGCCCGCGCAGTTCACCGAGAACCTCTTCCTCGAAACCGTCTCATGGACACCCGTCACAGGTAGCGACCACCTCTTGTTCCTCAACGATGGCATCCGCCATCAATACCTCGGCACCTTCACCGACAGCACCAACAATTACACACTCCCCGACGTCTCCGCAGACAACCTTCAGGAAATCGCGCTGGTCACCCACACACCAGACAGCGGACCATCCCATCAAGCCACGGCCGATATCTACGTCACCAGTGCTCTCGGGGACAGCGATACCGACGGCCTCACCAACGGCCAGGAGTTCACAACCTACGGCACCGACCCATTCCAGCCCGATACCGACAACGACCTGCTCAACGACGGCGACGAAGTCCTTACCTACGCCACCAACCCACTCGATCCCGACTCGGACGACGATAACCTAGACGACGGCCTCGAAGTCCTCGTCCACAGCACCAACCCCAAAGCCCAGGACACCGACAGCGACGGCCTCTCGGATGGCGCTGAAGTCCTCACCCACCTGTCCGACCCAACAAGCCAGCATTCAGATTCAGACGGTATCTCGGACGGCGAAGAAGTCCTCGTCCACGGAACCAAGCCCACCAATCCCGACACCGATGAAGACACCCTCACCGACGATCGCGAAATCTTTGCCGAACTCACCAACCCGCTCAGCTCTGACACCGACGGCGACGGACTCGATGACGCCTGGGAGGTCAAGTACAAGGACGTCGACGACATCGACCCAATCAATCACTACACCGACTCCGACAGCAACCCGGATGGCGATCTCCTGAACACCCTTCAGGAATACGCAGTAGGCACCGACCCCGGAGTCGCCGACGAACACCATTTCTGGACCAAACCCTCGCAGTCGCCCGACGCATCCCTCGATGCCGACCGCGACGGCATCCTCGACATCATCGAAGCCGACCTCGGCACCAATCCCAACACACGAGATACCGATGGTGATGGCCTCACTGACGGCTTCGAACTCCAGCACGGCTTCGACCCCAACAACCCCGACGAAGAAGGCAACCAAATCCTCGACGGACAGGACGACGCCGACGACGACACCCTCAACAACAGCCAGGAGCAAAGCAACGGCACCAACCCATCCAACCCCGATACCGATGGCGACGGCACCAACGACAACGACGAAATCGCCAACGGCTCCGACCCCACCGACGCCTCCGATGGCGGCCAGCCCGTCCCCACCGCCTACCGCAACTCGATCCGCTTCACCCTCCACGACTCGGACAGTTCAGGCACACACTGGGATGAAGCATACGGCAGCCGCGAACTCATCATCAACGACCGCATCCGTCTCACCGTCAACCACAATGATGGCATCATCGAACACCAAGAATACTGGTACCACGCCGATGCCGACGAAGAAATCCAACTCCAATTCACCCATACCTGGAACCACGATCCCGACCTCGACTATCACTACCGGTACACCAACCTACCCGAAGGCGTCTCAGATCGTGGCTGGGGCTCGGGCTGGGGCTGGGGCTGGGGCGGGGGCTGGGGCTGGGGCCGAATCTACGTGAGCAGCAACACGCCCTTCTGGTCAGACGACCCCAACTACCTGCTCACCACAACCGTATGGCCCGCTGGCGATTGGGACTGGTCATACGAAAGGATTGATTCACCCCCGCCCGACATCAACTGGTCCGGTTCGGCCACCATCCACACAGGAGGGCTCGACCTTGAAATCACCGACCTTCCCAACGACCAGGAAGACGACCCGCAGCAGGCACCCATCCTCCCCGTCTCCTCCGCCGATGCCGACAACGACGACATCCCCGACGCCCTCGACATCAACGACACCACACGCCCGCTCCTCCCCGTCGAACTCACCCTCTCCAGCAACTACAACGCCGGCTGGTCAAGCGGGATCGACCCCGCCAACACCATGATCACCTTCCGCTACCAGGGACCCGACCAGACCGAAATCAACAACCTCGCCTCACTCACCCCCACCACGCTCCAATCCCAAGGCGAACCAGCCACCACACCAGGCCTCCGCCTCTGGCAGGATGACGCATCCTCACCATCTCTCTACCTAGCCCCCGACACACCCATCTCCGCTCAAGACCTCGGCCTCTCACCCGGCAACACCGTCACTCTCTGGATCGAAGCCTCCCCCGGCTCCAACGCCAACCAGCCCTACGCCCTCGCTGCCGAGATGAACCTCACCGACACCAACCAAACCAATTACACGCGCCTCATCGCCGACACCGTCCTCGCCCGCCCACTTGCGGTCGACCTCGACATCGATAGCGACAACACCGCGCTCTACGACCTTCCCGAAGGCTCCGAGTCGGAAGACGAAATTGAGGCCTCCAAACCCAAAGTCATCCTCGTCAACCGTGACGACGACGATAACGATCAAATCCCCGACTACGCCGATGGCTACGGTGCTTTCTCAGACAACCCCAGCAGCGTCTACAACGCCGATGAGCAGTTTGTTCCGGTCACCCTCAAGCTACCTGTTGTTCAAGACACCCAAGCCAGCCTCGTGTTTCACTACTCAGCAGACGACCCCGCGTCGGTCACCCGCAGCAGCCTCAACATCGAAGAAATCGCGAGCTACGCAGACCCCACAGCCTACGCCTACAGCGCCGCCGGCCAAGGCCTTCTCCGGCTATGGACCAAGCCGGGTGAATACACAAGACTTGCAGACCCCATCTCCCAAGGCGGTGACTTTGTCCCCGCAGGAACAACCATCTCACTCGACGACCTCACCATCGATGCCCAAGGCACGGTCACCCTCTATCTCGAAGCCGTCTACGGCTCCGCAACACCCACAAATATCACGGTTGATTACACAGTCGACTCCAAGACCGCCTCGGATGTCATCGCCGTCCTCCCACTGGCTCCAGACATCAGCATCAGCAGTGATGTCCAACTCGAAGGCTATACCCTCATCACAGGCTCCGGTTCCATCACCGGAACCTCAGGCAACGACATCATCTTTGGCTCAGACTCTGCCGACTTGATCGACGCCGGATCAGGTGACGACATCATCATCGCCGGCTCAGGCGACGACGAGATCTACAGCGGGAACGGCTCAGACATCATCTACCCAGGCCGAGGCGACGACCTCATCGACGTCGATAACGCCGACACGCTCCCGATCGCTTCACCCGAAGCAGAGAACACCATCATCTACCGCGACAAGATCGTGGTCTCCTACACCAACGACAACAACCTCATGCTCCTCGGCCAGGCCCTAGCCACCTACGAACTGCTCTTCGGCCCGGACGATCCCTGGCTGGAGGCATTCGCAGGCATCGGCGGAACCATTCAGGCTCGCTCCGAGACCATCTGGACCTTCAGCGATGCGTACGTCGACAATGTCGACGGCAAGCCGGTCTTGACTCTCGAACTGGAAAACAGCGATCTCGATGACCCGTTCAAGATGGCCACCGCCATGAGACAGGCAATCCTCAGCTACGCCGGCTCCAGCCCCGTTCTTTTCAATGGCGGCTACCGCAAGTTCCAGGCCTACTTCACGGACAACCTCCAACTCTTCGACCTCGCCAAACAACGTAGCTACACAGACGAACAAGATGAGATCAATACCTACCAGCAACTCCAGCAGCTGGGCATCGCTCAGGCAGCGGAGGCCGCAGGCCTCCTCGCAACACTTTACGCCTCAGGCGTCACCATCATCAGTGAAGCGGCAGATCTGGTCTTCGTGCTCCACGATCTGGCTACCAGCGAATCCGGCGAAGAACAAGTGATCGCGATGGCAGGCCTTCTGCCGTTTATCCCCGTAGGAGCTACAGGCGGCGTCGCTAAAATCATCCTGAGATCGCCCGTAGGTGAACTCCTGGTCTACACGACCGGCAAAGTCCTATACCTCCCCAACACCACGGCGCAGCTCGGGATTAAACTCACCCGAGCAACACTGTCTGAGGGCGCCGAGAAAATCCGCTTCGTCGACGACCCCACAGGCATCTCTGTACCAATCTTTGGTCGAGGCCATGCTACAGGAGCCCTGAACCACGACAAAGCCACGGATAGATTAGCCGAGCAGTTGGCTGCCACCGGGAACTACGAATACATCACCACGAATCTGACCTGGAGAACAACGCTCAATGACGCCGCTGGCAACCCATTAACAGATTCACCTCGACGACCCGATGTGATCGCCGTTCGCAGAGACGGCAGGGTTGAAGCTTACGAAATACCATCTGAATTAGATGACCCAACACTTCTATATAACCGTATGCAAGAGATAATGCAGACCTTACCTGATGAACGAAGAACTGATCCGATAATTATTTCTATTACCGATATCCTAGGCACACCCGAATGA
- a CDS encoding glycoside hydrolase family 30 beta sandwich domain-containing protein — protein MTCPPTSRPSSSILWPARAGACFLLLAAVTARADLGPVRGWLTTGDQSSLLREQAPVDWGTASVNAPYRVVIDPDTTYQTIQGFGAAMTDASAQLLMSNLTEQQRNALMNELFSTSEGIGLSYLRLPMGASDFSTSHYTYNDLQPGQTDPTQTHFSLEPDLEHRIPALQQAKSINPNLKLMGSPWSAPAWMKTNNSLYGGSLKSSSYEAYAAYFRRFVEGYSGYGLAIDAVTVQNEPLHTTPSYPSMLMPTYQQSTFIGDHLGPLFESSGINTKILAYDHNWDEWNYALTVLNDPEASGYIDGTAFHGYAGSVENQSRLHDFKPDKGIYFTEITGGDFAPDFGDSLIWAFENIIVGGLRNWSQTILYWNLALDENRGPHLGGCSNCRGVVTIDRQSGEITREVEYYVLAQVSQFIDPGAVRIDSTTFDGVVETVAFVNPDASEVLIAYNPTWQEQHFEVERAGARFDYTIEARSALTLTWNTRVIPGDLDASGTVDADDIDLLFENLGTETSLYDLSHDGIVNHADVDMLIRDILNTEYGDANLDGRVDLLDLSLLAQSFETRGGWASGDFSGNTVVNLLDLSTLASYFNHDSSRIPEPAPGVLICLLSSLAPRARRSPSLTWSTAQPVQIVGHGQLSS, from the coding sequence ATGACGTGTCCTCCGACCTCTCGCCCCTCCTCCTCCATACTCTGGCCCGCCAGGGCCGGAGCGTGCTTCCTGCTGCTCGCGGCTGTTACCGCTCGTGCCGACCTCGGACCGGTCCGAGGTTGGCTGACCACCGGTGACCAAAGCTCGCTGCTCCGCGAGCAGGCCCCCGTCGACTGGGGAACGGCTTCCGTTAACGCCCCCTACCGCGTGGTGATCGACCCCGACACGACCTATCAGACCATCCAGGGGTTTGGCGCAGCCATGACGGATGCTTCGGCGCAGTTGCTGATGAGTAACCTGACCGAGCAGCAGCGCAACGCGCTCATGAATGAACTCTTCTCGACTTCTGAGGGGATCGGGCTGAGCTACCTTCGCCTCCCGATGGGGGCCAGCGACTTTTCGACCTCCCATTACACTTACAACGACCTGCAGCCCGGCCAGACAGACCCGACCCAGACACACTTCTCGCTCGAACCTGACCTCGAGCACCGGATACCGGCACTCCAGCAAGCCAAGTCAATCAATCCAAACCTCAAATTGATGGGGTCGCCATGGAGTGCGCCCGCATGGATGAAGACGAACAATTCGCTCTATGGCGGATCACTCAAGTCGTCGTCCTACGAGGCCTACGCCGCGTATTTCCGTCGTTTCGTGGAGGGCTACAGCGGATACGGCCTGGCGATTGATGCGGTCACGGTTCAGAACGAGCCCCTCCACACGACCCCGTCCTATCCATCAATGTTGATGCCCACCTATCAACAGAGCACTTTTATCGGCGACCACCTGGGACCGCTCTTCGAGTCATCGGGTATCAATACCAAGATCCTTGCCTACGACCATAACTGGGACGAGTGGAACTACGCCCTGACCGTCCTCAACGACCCCGAGGCCAGCGGCTACATCGACGGCACGGCGTTCCACGGCTACGCCGGCTCTGTGGAGAATCAATCACGCCTCCACGATTTCAAGCCCGACAAGGGCATCTACTTCACCGAGATCACCGGCGGTGATTTCGCGCCCGACTTCGGCGACAGCCTGATCTGGGCTTTCGAGAACATCATCGTCGGCGGACTCCGCAACTGGTCCCAGACCATTCTCTACTGGAACCTGGCGCTCGACGAGAACCGAGGCCCTCACCTGGGGGGCTGCAGTAACTGCCGAGGTGTCGTCACCATCGACCGCCAGAGCGGCGAAATCACACGCGAAGTCGAGTACTACGTGCTCGCCCAGGTGAGCCAGTTCATCGATCCCGGCGCAGTCCGCATCGACTCGACCACCTTCGACGGTGTCGTTGAAACCGTCGCCTTCGTCAACCCCGACGCGTCTGAGGTACTCATCGCCTACAACCCAACATGGCAGGAGCAACACTTCGAGGTCGAACGCGCCGGCGCACGCTTCGACTACACCATCGAAGCACGCTCCGCACTCACGCTCACCTGGAACACCCGCGTCATCCCGGGTGACCTCGACGCCAGCGGAACGGTGGATGCCGACGACATCGACCTGCTCTTCGAGAATCTCGGCACCGAAACGTCCCTGTACGACCTCAGTCATGACGGCATCGTCAATCACGCCGACGTCGACATGCTGATCCGTGACATCCTCAACACGGAATACGGCGACGCTAACCTCGATGGGCGTGTCGACCTGCTCGACCTCTCACTGCTCGCGCAGTCCTTCGAAACACGCGGCGGCTGGGCCTCCGGTGACTTCAGCGGCAACACCGTTGTCAATCTCCTCGACCTGAGCACGCTGGCGTCCTATTTCAACCACGACAGCAGTCGTATCCCCGAGCCCGCCCCCGGCGTACTTATCTGCCTGCTCAGCTCCCTGGCCCCACGTGCCCGGCGGTCTCCCAGCCTGACCTGGTCCACAGCGCAGCCGGTCCAGATTGTCGGGCACGGCCAGCTTTCATCGTGA